CAGAACTGGGAGGAGCGGATGAACCCGTGGCCGGTCGAGAAGGAGGTGCCCGAGGTGCACCTCCCGCGGCCCGGCCACGCCGACCTCGTCGGCGTGTGGAAGTACGGGCTCAGCGACGTGCGCAACGTCCTCGAGCGCGCGAGCGCCCGGGAGACCGCGGCCCGCGTGGCCGGCGGCGCGCTGGCCCGCGCGTTCCTCGCGGCCGTCGGCGTCGAGGTCCGCTCGCACGTCGTGCAGATCGGCTCGGTCCAGGCGCCAGAGCGTGACCTCGCGCCCTCGTTGAGCGACTTCGACGGCGTCGACGACGACCCCGTGCGCTGCCTGGACCCCGAGGTCTCGCGCCAGATGGTCGAGCACATCAACGTCCAGCGGAAGGCCAACCAATCGCTGGGCGGCGTCTTCGAGGTCGTGGCCTACGGCCTCGTGCCCGGCCTGGGCTCCCACATCAGCTGGGAGGAGCGCCTCGACGGCCGCCTGGCCCACGCGATCTGCTCCATCCAGGCCGTCAAGGGCGTCGCCATCGGGGACGCGTGGGACGTCGCGGGGCGCCCCGGCTCCGAGGCCCACGACGAGATCTTCTACGACGACGAGCGCGGCTACTTCCGCGAGACGAACCACGCGGGCGGCCTCGAGGGCGGCATGACGACCGGCGAGCCGCTGCTCGTCCGCGGGGCCATGAAGCCGCTGCCGACGCTGACGCGCCCGCTGCGCTCCGTCGACATCTCCACGCGCGAGCCGTCGCAGGCGCTGCGGGAGCGCACCGACTCCACGACCGTCCCCGCCGCCGGCGTCGTGGGCGAGGCGATGGTCGCCTTCGTCCTGGCCGACGCCTACCGGCGCAAGTTCGGCGGCGACCACATCGACGACGTGCGCGCCGCGATCGCCCGCTACCGCGAGCGCATCGGGTGGAAGCCGCGCCAGGCGTAGACGCCGGCGCGCCGCCGCTGCGCGACGGCGCGGTGGTGCTCGTCGGCTACATGGGCGCCGGCAAGACGACGCTCGCCGGCCGCCTGGCCGAGGCGCGCGGCCTGCGCCACCGCGACACGGACACGCTGCTGGCCGAGCGCGCCGGGCGCACGATCCCGCAGCTCTTCGCCGACGAGGGCGAGGCCGGCTTCCGCGACCGCGAGGAGCGCCTCGTGCTCGAGGTCCTCGCCGGCGCCGGCCCGGGCGACGTCGTCTCGCTCGGCGGCGGCGCGGTGCTGCGCCCCGCGGTGCAGGAGGCGCTGGACCGTCACGTCGTCGTGCTGGCCGAGGTCGACGCCGACACCGCGTGGAGTCGTTGCGGCGGCGTGGACCGCCCCTTGGCGACCGACCCTGCGAGCTTCGCCGCGCGGCTGGCGGACCGCACCCCGACCTACGAGGCGCTGGCCGACGCGTTCGTGCCGGCGACCGCCGACGCGGATGTCCTGGTGCGCGCGGCCGGGCTGCTCGACGCATTGCGCGAGGCTCCCGGCGGCGCGCGCGGCGTCTGGGCCCGGGCGGGCGCCACCGAGCACCCGGTGCTCGTCGGCCGCGGCGTCCTGCGCACCCCGCGCGGGGCGCTCGTCGGCGGCCGGTCCTTCGTGGTGACCGACGAGGCGGTGGCCGAGCACCACCTCGGCACGCTGCCCGACCTCAACGGCGCGGTCGAGATCCCGCCCGGCGAGGAGCACAAGACGCTGGCCACCGCCGAGCGCGTGTGGCGCGCGCTGGCGGCCCAGGGGGTCACGCGCACCGACCACGTCGTCGCGCTGGGCGGTGGCGTCGTCGGCGACCTCGCCGGCTTCTGCGCCGCCTGCTACCAGCGCGGCATCCCGGTGGTCCAGTGCCCGACGACGGTCGTCGCGCAGGTCGACTCGGCCTACGGCGGCAAGACGGGCGTCGACCTCCCCGAGGCCAAGAACTACGTCGGGGCCTACCACCAGCCGGCGGCCGTCCTCGTCGACCCGGGGACGCTGACGACGCTGCCGGCCGAGGAGCTCGCGGCCGGCTACGCCGAGGTGGTCAAGACCGCGCTCATCGCCGGCGGGGCGCTGTGGGAGCGCATCGCGTCCGGTGCGCCGGTCGACGACGACGTCGTCCTGGCGTGCGCGCGCACGAAGCTCGCGGTCGTCGCGGCCGACGAGCGCGACGGCGGGCTGCGCCAGGTCCTGAACCTCGGCCACACCGTCGGCCACGCGCTCGAGACGGTCACGGGCTACGGACGCCTGCGCCACGGCGAGGCCGTCGGCCTGGGGCTGCTCGCCGCGCTGCGCCTCAGCGGCCAGGACGCGCTGCGCGAGGAGGTCGCCGGGCTGCTCGGCGCGGCCGGCCTGCCGACGTCCTTCGACGAGGCCGACCCCGAGGAGGTCGTCCGCGCCACCGCGAAGGACAAGAAGCGCGTGGGGGAGGGGCCGACGCCGTTCGTCCTCGTGCGCGCGCCGGGCGACGTCGTCCACGGCCAGGAGGTCCAGGGCGCCGACGTCCTGGCGGCCGTGCGAGAGTTGGCCGGGTGACCACCGGCCTCGTCGCCAACCGCATCGAGGTGATGCACGGCGTCAACCTCGACCAGCTGGGGCGGCGCCCCGCGACCCACTACGGGACGCTGACCTTCGACGAGCTCGAGCAGCGCATCACCGCCGACGCCCGCGAGCTCGGCCTCGAGGCGCGCTTCTTCCAGACCAACCACGAGGGCGAGTTCGTGGAGCACCTCCACCGCCTCGATGGCCTGGCCGACGGGATCGTCCTCAACCCCGGGGCCTGGACGCACTACTCGTGGGCGATCCGCGACGCGCTCGAGCTCTGCGGCCTGCCGGCCGTCGAGGTCCACCTGTCCGACGTCGACGCCCGCGAGGACTTCCGCAAGGTCTCCGTCGTGCGCGACCACTGCATCGCCACCGTCAAGGGCCGCGGGCCCGACGGCTACCGTGACGCGCTCGTGCGTCTCAGGGAGGAGCTCCAGAAGTGACCGAGGTCTCCGTCGCGCGCGCCAGGCGCCTGGCCGAGCGCGCCGCGCAGGACGAGCTGGACCTCCTGCTCGTCACGGGCGCCGTCGACGTCCGCTGGCTCACCGGCTTCACCGGGTCGTCCGGACTCGCCGTGGTCGGCTCGGGCGGCGTGCGGCGCTTCGTGACGGACTTCCGCTACCTCGTGCAGTCCGCCGAGCAGCTCGGCGACGACTGGGAGCGCGAGATCGCCCAGGAGCTGCTGGCCCACGTCGCCCAGGGGCTGCACGGCCGCGTCGGCTTCGACGACGGCGACCTGTCGGTCAAGCAGCACGCGGCGCTGGCCGACGCGGTCGGTGACGACGTCGAGCTCGTCCCCGCCGGCGGCCTGGTCGGCGAGCTGCGCGCCGTCAAGGACGCCGACGAGGTCGCGAGGATCCGCGCCGCCACGCGACTGGCCGACCGGGCGCTGGAGGAGGTCCTCGAGCGCGGTCTCGCGGGGCGCACCGAGCGCGACGTCGCCCTCGACCTCGAGATGACGATGCGCAGGATGGGCGCCGAGGGCGTCTCGTTCCCGCCCATCGTCGCGGCGGGCGCCCACGGGGCGCTGCCCCACGCCGAGCCGCGCGACGTCGAGATCCCCCGCGGGACGCTGTGCGTCATCGACTGGGGCGCGCAGCTCGACGGCTACGCGTCGGACTGCACGCGCACGTTCGGCACCGGCGGCGAGGTCGACCCGCGCGACGCCGAGGTCTACGAGCTCGTGCGCGTCGCGCAGGAGCAGGCGCTGGCCGCCGTGCGCGCGGGTGTCGGCGGGCGGGAGGTCGACGCGGTGGCGCGCGACCTCATCGCCGCCGCCGGCCACGGCGAGCACTTCGGCCACGGGCTCGGGCACGGCGTCGGCGCCGAGGTCCACGAGGGGCCGCGGCTCTCACAGCGCTCCGACAGCGTCCTGGCGGCCGGCAACGTCGTGACGGTCGAGCCGGGCGTCTACGTGCCCGGCGCCGTGGGCGTGCGGATCGAGGACCTCGCGGTCGTGACCGACGACGGCACCGACGTCCTCACGTCACTGCCCAAGCGCCTGCGCACGATCGACGGCTGAACGCCGAGCAGCCGGCCGCCCATCCAGGCGGTGAGGCCGCCGGCGAGCAGCAGGTAGGTGAGGTAGGCGAGGGTCGGTGCCTGATCGGCCACGGAGAAGCGGACGTGCAGCTCCGTGCCGAGCCCGAGGGCGAGGGCGAGCACCGGCAGGCGGCCGCGGTGCGCCTCCCAGGCGGTGAGGGCGATCGCGGCTGGGGCGGCGTAGTACGTCGTGTTCCACGGGTCGACGAGGCAGCGCAGCATCAGCGCCAGGGCGAGCAGCAGGAGCGCGTCGTCGGCGACGCGGTCGGGGCGGCGGGCCCAGGCGATGGCGAGCGGGACGGGGAGGAGGATCGCCAGGAGCTTGGGCACGTAGACCAGCTCGTCAGGCGTCGTGCGACCCAGGGGCCACGTGGCGCTGGGCTCGCCCAGCGGCCAGAAGACCTGCCACGGGTGGAAGTTGCCGGCCGAGCTGAGTCCGACGGCGGCGCGGTGCAGCGTGTGGCTGTCGATGAGCGCGAGGCCGCCGACGCCCGCGAGGACGGGACCGAGGGCGCCGAGCGCCACCAGCCCACGGCGGTGGGGAGCGGCGACGACGACGGGCGCGACCGCGACGAGCGCCACCGGCTTGGCGGCGATCGCCGCGGCGAGGAGGAGGCCGGCCAGCAGCGGCAGACGGCCGCTGCGCGCGAGCAGCACGGCGAGGACCATGAGCGCGGCGGCGAGGAGCTCCTCCGGGTGGCCGTACTCCAGCGCGGTGTAGCTCAGCGGCGCGGCGACCGTGGCGGCGAGGACGGCGAGCGCGCCGCGCTGGTGCAGGCCGCGCGCGCGGGCGGTGTGCACCAGCAGGAGCCCGAGGCCGAGCAGGAGCGCGAAGGGCAGGACGAGCCCGCCGCGGAAGACGGCGACCTCGCCGTCGCCGAGCTGGGCGCCGAGCCAGGCGAACGGCGCGCGCAGCACGAGCGCGCCGCCGTACGCGGGGGCGTCGTCGACGAACGTCCGCAGGTCGCCCTCGACCAGGGCGCGCTCGGCCTCCATCGCCTCGGCGCCGTAGTCGCTCCAGTAGACGTCGCCCGAGCTCGCGACGCCGACGACGAGCGCGAGGACGAGCCCGAGCAGCGCTGGCAGGGCGAGGGGACGCAGGCGCACCTCCGAGCATCGTCCTCCCGCGGCTCGGGCTTGAGTGCGCCCGAGGGTGGGCAGACGGCCGATGATGAGCCAGGACAAGGACCCGCTGGACGTCGAGGAGGCGGTCCGCCGCCTCGAGCACGCGCTGCCGCTGCAGCTGCGCTCGGTGGTCGCCTACGGCATCGCCTCCGGCTCGCTCGTGGGCTTCCAGTACGTCGGGCTGGGCGAGCTGTTCTGGCGCTTCGCGCAGGCCGACCTCGACGACGTGCGCCGCCTCACCGAGAAGCTGGTCACGCTCGGCGGACAGCCGCCCACGGAGGTGCCTGACGCGGAGCTCGGGACGATCCCGGAGCGGATGGTCGAGCGGCTCATCGAGCTCGAGCGCGAGGTGATCGAGGCGCTGCAGGACGTCATCCCCACCACCGGTCACACCGGCGACTCGGAGGCGCTCGAGCACCGCCTCGAGCACCTGATCATGCGCAAGCAGGAGCAGGTCGACGCGCTGCTGCGCGCGCTGCGCCAGCCGTGATCCGCGGGGCGCCGCGCGAGCGCTCGCACCTGCTCAAGGTCGTGGGCCACGGCCGCGGCCCCGCCCCCGACCGCTGGCTGGAGGAGGGCTGGGAGCGCGTCCTGCGCCGCTCGGGCTTCCCCCGCCGCCCGCGGGTCGTGCCGGGCGACCGCCTCGTCCTCTACGCCGCCGTCTGGCAGCGGCTCTTCGGCGTCGTCGAGGTCGTCGGCGAGCCCGAGCTCGACGACGGCGGCGCCGACCCGGTGCGCTGGCCGTGGTCGGTCCCGGTCGAGCCGCTGCTCGTCGTGCCCGTGCTCGACGCCGCCCCGCCGCTGCAGGCCTGCGGGGTCGCGCCGCGCTCCATGTCCCAGCAGTCCCACGTGCGGATCACGGCCGAGCAGTACGAGCGTGCCGTCGATGCGTTGAGCTCGGTGGCGCGGTGACCGGTGCACCCGCCATCATCTGAGCGAGCGTCATGACGCGGTTCGTCTACGGAGCCGGCGGGTCCAGCCGCGAGCACGTGGCGGTGGTGACGGCCATCTACGCCGCCTTCGCGCGGCGCGACCTCGAGGGGGCGCTCGAGCACCTCGCCGAGGACGTGGTGCTGTGGCCGGCCGGGACCGCGCAGCGCCTCGGGCGCGAGGAGCCCTACCGGGGCCACGACGGCGTGCGGCGCTACTTCGCCGACGCCGAGGAGGCGTGGGACGAGCTCGTGGTCCACGCCCGCGACGTGCGGGCCGCGGGGGCCGGCGTGGTCGTCTTCGGGCATGTCGACCTGCGCCTGGGCGAGCGGCGCGTCGTCCAGCCGGTGGTGTGGGTGTGGCAGCTGCGCGGCGACAAGGCGGTGTCCATGCGCGTCACGGACCTCGGCGACCCCGAGGAGCGCGGCGCCGCCTAGGCTGGCGCCATGTCTCCCGAGCCCGTCCTGCGCGGCGGCTGCCTGTGCGGCGGCGTGCGCTACGAGGTCGACGCGCCGCTGGGCCAGGCGCGCTACTGCCACTGCACCCGCTGCCAGCGGCGCACGGGCACCGCGGCGTCGGCGAGCGCCGTGGTGCCGGAGGGCGCGCTGCGCGTCGTGGCGGGCGAGGAGCTCCTGCAGGGCTGGCAGCCGCCCGACGGCGCCGAGAAGGTCTTCTGCCGCGTCTGCGGCTCCGGGATCTACAGCCGGTCGCAGGACGGGACGCTCGGCGTGCGCCTCGGCACGGTCGACGGCGACCCGGGCGTGCGACCGGCGCTGCGCCAGTACGTCGCGAACGCCGCGGTGTGGGAGCCGCTGCCCGACGACGGCCTCCCGCGTCTGCCGGGTCCGCACGCCTAGGATCCCGGCGGATGAGCAGCCAGCGCGTCGAGCACGTCTCCGGCATGTACCGCTTCGCCCTCGGCCTGTGCACGCCGACGGTGCGCTGGTGGGGGCGCCTGGAGGTGACGGGGCTCGAGGCCCTCCCGCTCGAGGGGCCGGTGCTCCTCGCCGGCAACCACGACTCCTACTGGGACCCGGTGACGATCGGCATCGCCGGCATGCCGCGCCGGCAGATCAAGGCGCTGGCGAAGGCGTCGATGTGGAAGGTCAAGGGCCTGGACAAGGTCCTGGACGGCATGGGCCAGATCCCGATCGACCGCGGCAAGGGCGACCAGGGTGCGCTGGAGCGCGCCATCGCCGAGCTGCGCGCCGGCGCGTGCATCGGCGTCTTCCCAGAGGGCACGCGGTCGCTGGGCCGCGAGCTGCGGGCGCGCAGCGGCTTCGGTCGCCTGGCCCAGGCGGTGCCCGAGGCGACGGTCGTCTGCTGCACGGTCACCGGCACCACGGACATCACCGCCTTCCCCAAGCGCCCCAAGCTGCGCGTGCACTTCTTCCCACCGGCGGGCGGCGGACTGCAGCACGGCGAGGAGGCCGCGGCGCTCGCCGTCCGGCTGCTCGAGGAGATCCGCGGGCAGGCGCCGATCTCGATCGCCGGGCGCAAGCGGCGCAAGGCCGCGGCGCGCGGCCAGGTCCCGGCCTAGAGCCGGCCCTGCGCGGCGAGCTTCGCCAGCCGCGCGGGCGCGGCGTGCACCAGCGCGGCGCGCGCGGCGATGGCTCCGGGCGCGCCGTGCACGCCGCCCGACGGGTGCGCCGAGGCCGACGCGAGGAACAGCCGGCCGATGGTCGTCTCCGGCCGGCCCGCCTGCGCGGGGATCGGGCGGAACATCGCGAGCTGGTGCAGGTGGGCGGTGCCGCCGTTGAGCGCGCCGCCCGCGAGGTTGGCGTCCTGCTCGGCCAGCTGCTCGGGGCCGGTGACGACGCGGCGGCGCACGAGGCCGCCGAAGCCCGGCGCGGCCTGCTCGACGCGCGCCTGCATGCGGTCGGCCAGGCGCTCGAGCTCGTCGCGCGACCAGCGTCCCGACAGCTCGCCCGCCGCGTCCTCGCGGACGTCCTGCGGGACGTGCGTGTACGCCCAGGCGGTGTCCTTGCCGACCGGCTGGCGCATCGGGTCGGCGACGGCGTACTGGCCCATCACGAGGAACGGCGTGTCCGGGATGCGGCGCGTGGCCATCTGGGCCATCGTCGTGGTGAGCTCGTCGACGCCGTCGGTCACGTGCAGGCAGGCGGCGCGGCGCGCGTGCTCGGAGGCCCACGGGATCGGCCCGTCCAGCGACCAGTCGACCTTCACCGTGCTCGAGTCGAGCTGGAAGCGCTCGAGGTCGGCCAGGACGCGTCGGGAGAGGAGCTCGGGCCCGACGAGGCGCAGGTAGAGGGCCCGGGCCTCCACGTCGGCGACGACGGCGTGGCGGGCCGGGACCTCGTCGCCGTGGGCGGTGCGCACCGCGCGGGCGCGGCCGTCGCGGACGACGACGCGCTCGACGGGCACCTCGCAGCGCAGGCGACCACCGCGGGCCTCCAGGCGGGCCACCAGCGCGCGGGTCAGGGCGCTCGAGCCGCCCTCGGGGACCGGGAAGCCGTGGCGCTGGCCCAGCCCGCACATGATCCAGCCGAAGGCGCCGCTGCCCACCGCCTCGGGGGCGAGGTCGGCGTGCAGCGCCGTGCCGGCCAGCAGCTCGCGCGCGTCGCGGCCGCGGAAGTGCTCCTCGCCCATCCGCCGCACCTCGAGGGCGAGGAAGCGCGCGAGGCGCAGGAGGTCGCGCGGGCGGGTGCGCGCGGCGATGCCCGCCGGGCCGGCCAGGGGTGGGAAGGGCGAGAAGAACGCGCGGGCGAACGGCCGCTCGAGCCGCCGCCAGCGCGCCATGAGCAGCTCCCACGGGCGGCCGTCGGCCGGGTCGTCGAGCAGCGCCGTCGTCTCGTCCAGCGCGCCGCCGAGGAGCGCCGCGGTCCCGTCGCCCGGCCGCACGCTGGCCAGGACGTGCGGGGACCGGCGCCAGCGCAGCCCGTGCTCCTCGAGCCCCAGGCGGGGGATCGGGCCCGGCATCTGGGCGAAGGGGTAGAAGCTCGAGAAGCGGTCGTGCACGAAGCCCGGCTCGCAGACCTCGCCGCTGCGCACCGCGCCGCCCGGTTCGGGCTGGGCCTCGAGGACCTCGACCGACCACCCGGCGTCGGCCAGGAGGTTGGCGGCCACGAGCCCGTTGGGGCCCGCGCCGATGACGACGGCGTCGGCCATCCGTGAGCGGGCTACCCCGCGCGGGGTAGTGCGTCGCCATGCACGTCCGGTCACCCGCCGCCCACGCCGCCGCCGAGCGCCTCGGGGAGGTCGAGGCGCTCAGCGCCGACCCCGTCGCCTCGGCGGTCCGCAACGTCCTCGGCACGGGCGCCGTCAAGGACGCCCTGAGCGGCGTCCCGAGCGGCCACCCGATCCACCCGGCGCTCACCGACCTCGCCATCGGCAGCTGGACGAGCGCCACGATCCTCGACCTCGTCGGGGGCGAGGGCAGCCAGCAGGCGGCCGACAAGCTCGTGGCCGTCGGGCTGCTGTCGACGGTGCCGGTGATCGCGACCGGGATGTCGGACTGGGCGGACACGATCGGGCCCGAGCGGCGCATCGGCACCGCGCACGCCCTGACGAACGCCGCGGCGACCGCCTGCTACGCCGCCTCGCTGGCCGCGCGGCGCAGCGGCCGGCGCGGCACCGGCGTGCTGCTCGGCCTGGCGGGGGCCTCGATCGCCGGTGCCGGCGCGTGGCTCGGCGGTCACCTGGCGTTCTCGCGCGGGGTCGGGGTCGACGAGACGACCTTCGAGCGCCCGCCCGAGGACTGGACAGCGGTCGCCCGCGCCGAGGAGCTGGTCGAGGGCCGGCCCAAGGCCGTGCGCGCCGGCGGCGTGGAGGCCGTCCTCGTGCGCCGCGGTGGCCGCGTGCACGCCCTCGCCGACCGCTGCAACCACCGCGGCGGCTCGCTCGCCGACGGGGAGCTGCAGGGCGACTGCCTGGTCTGCCCGCTGCACGGCTCCGTCTTCGCCCTCGAGGACGGGTCGGTGGAGCGCGGCCCGGCCACCGCGCCGCAGCCCGTCTACGAGGTCCGCGAGCGCGACGGCACCGTGGAGCTCCGCGCAGCCGGGTGAAAGGTGCCTGGCACCCGTTCAAGTTCGATCGAGCTTGAACCGGTGCCTGGCACCTTTCAGGCGGTCGACCCGAAGTCCTCGTGACCGGCGGGGCTCTCGACGAAGTCGCGCAGGACCGCCTTGCCCCCGGAGGCGATGGGGTCGCCGTGGGCGGGCAGCAGCGCGTCGAACTCCCGGGTCAGCAGGCCGCGCAGCCGGTCCTTCAGCCCGGCCTTGACCCTATCGGGATGGGCGCCGAGGAGGTCGTCGGGCCAGAAGCCCGGCGTGCCGCCGTAGGTCGTGAACGCGTCGGCGATGCACAGCGCGCCGGCGCCGACCGCCACGTGCAGGGCCGTCTCGTCGTCGGAGAGCACGCCGAGGACGATGGCGGTGATGCCGGGCGCGACCTCGTCGCCGTCCTCGAAGACGCGGACCTCGAAGGCGTCGCCGATGCGCTCGGCGGCCGGGCGCGTCGCGCGGATGGGGACGTCGAAGGCCTCGGCGACGCGCTGCGCGTCGCGCGCGTGGTTGCCGCTGGTCAGCACGACCTGCTGCGGGCGCCCGTGGGCGCTGAGCGCCTCCAGGCCGTCGTCGGGGACCATCGGGTCGACGACGACGCCCGCCGACGGGATGGCGTACGAGCTCACGCGCGCGTCGAGCTTGGGGTGGACCGCCGACCAGTGCAGGACCCCGGGGAGGACCTCCTGGGGAGCGCCGCGGTGGGTGGTTCGGGCATCGCTGGCCATGTCCCCGGGGTGCCCGGACCGCTCAGCCCGACGCGCGATCCGCCAGGTGAACGCCGTGTGAGCGCCGCGTAAGGGGTCCGTGAGAGCGGGTGGCGCCGGACGACGCGACCAGGTACAGCTGGGAGGGTGCGCCGTGCCCTCCTCCTCGCCACCGCCCTGCTCGCCGGGGCGGCACCGTCCGCTGCGTCCGCAGAGACCCCGCTGCCCATGGAGCTCCCGCCCGCGAGCGGCGCGACCGCCCGCGCCGCGAGCGCCGGCGCCGAGTGGCTGCTCGGCGTGCGTGGTGCGCGCGGGATGGCGGCCGCCCGGGCCGCCGGCGCCCGGCCCGTCGGCGTGCCCGGCGCCGTGCGCCTGCCGGCCGCGAAGGCCCGTGCCGCCGCGCAGCGCCTCCGGCGCGCCGGCCTGCTGACCTGGGCCCAGAGCAGCACGACCCTCCGGCGCCAGTCGAGCTTCGACGGCGCGACCGACCGCTGGGCGCGCGCCGCCGTCGTCACGCCGGCGCTCCAGGTCCCCGCGCCCGGCCCGGCCATCGGCATCGTCGACGACCGCATCGACCCGTCGGCGCCCGACGTGGGCCCGAGCACCCGCTACGTCAACGACGGCCCCGTCGGCGGACCGCACGGCACGGAGACCTCGTCGGTCGCCGCCGGTCTGGCCAACGGCCAGGGCGTCACCGGCGTCTTCCCCGGCGCGCCCCTCATCTCCTATGGCACAGACCTCAGCTGCCCGGACGTCGCGCGCGGCATCGAGGCGGTCCGGGCCGCCGGCGCACGCGTCATCAACCTCAGCCTCGGCGGGCCGCGGGAGTGCGTGCCGGTCTCGATCGCCGTGCAGCGCGCCTTCGCGGCCGGCGTGGTCGTCGTCGCCTCGACGGGCAACGAGTTCGCGGCCGGCAACCCCGTGATCTACCCGGCCGCCTCGCCCCACGTGCTCAGCGTCTCGGCCGTGGACATGCAGCTGCGCCCGACCGAGTTCTCCACCGCCAACGCCGCCGTCGACGTCGCGGCGCCCGGCGTCGCGGTGCCCGTCGCGGTCCCGCGGGCGTTCGACGACGACGGCACCGTCGACGGTCTCTCGCTGGCCGACGGCACGAGCTTCAGCGCCCCGATGGTCAGCGGCGCCGTCGCGTGGATGATGGCCTCGCGCCCCGGGCTGGACGCCGGCCAGTACGGCGACCTCATCCGCGAGGGCGCCGTCGACCTCGCGCCCCAGGGCTACGACGCCGACACGGGCTACGGCCTGCTCTCGGTCGATCGGTCGCTGACCGCGCCGATCCCGGCCTCGGACCGCCGCGAGCCCAACGACGGCATCACGTTCGTCAACGGCACGCTGTTTGGCAGGACGGCCAGCGCCATCTGGACCGGCCGCTCGCGCCAGCGCTTCACGGCGACGACCGACCGCGTCGAGGACCCGTCCGACGTCTATCGGATCCGCGTCCCGGCGCGCAGCGCCGTCGCCATCGCGGTGCGCCAGCGCGCCGGCGACGCCGACCTCGCGCTGTACTCCTCCAGCGCCCGCACGCTGTCCAGCCGGCCGATCGACACGTCGGTCCGCACGGGCACGCGCACGGAGACCATCCGCTACCGCAACCGGGGCCGCCGGGCCGTCACGCGCTACGTCGCCGTCGCCGCCAGCGCGCGCGGCACCGTGCTCAACGCCCGCTACGAGCTCGACGTCCGTCGCGCGCGCTTCCGCTAGGCCCGTCCGGGCACGAGCGGGACGAAGCGCACGGGATCGAGCACCTCGCGCTCCAGCGTCCCGTCGAGGTGGCGCTGGACCCGGACGAGGACCTGCGCGTCGTCGCCCGCGCGCCGGGCCACGGGCGCCACGAGCCGGCCGCCCGGCGCGAGCTGCTCCTCCAGCGCCCGCGGGACCGCCCCGGGACAGGCCGCACCGACCGTGACGGCGTCGTAGGGC
The DNA window shown above is from Conexibacter sp. SYSU D00693 and carries:
- a CDS encoding Xaa-Pro peptidase family protein; translation: MTEVSVARARRLAERAAQDELDLLLVTGAVDVRWLTGFTGSSGLAVVGSGGVRRFVTDFRYLVQSAEQLGDDWEREIAQELLAHVAQGLHGRVGFDDGDLSVKQHAALADAVGDDVELVPAGGLVGELRAVKDADEVARIRAATRLADRALEEVLERGLAGRTERDVALDLEMTMRRMGAEGVSFPPIVAAGAHGALPHAEPRDVEIPRGTLCVIDWGAQLDGYASDCTRTFGTGGEVDPRDAEVYELVRVAQEQALAAVRAGVGGREVDAVARDLIAAAGHGEHFGHGLGHGVGAEVHEGPRLSQRSDSVLAAGNVVTVEPGVYVPGAVGVRIEDLAVVTDDGTDVLTSLPKRLRTIDG
- the aroC gene encoding chorismate synthase, with the translated sequence MTLRLITAGESHGPGLTCVVEGLPAGLELDRDAMDRDMARRQLGHGRGGRMKIEKDRADVTSGVRHGKTMGGPIALSVANRDYQNWEERMNPWPVEKEVPEVHLPRPGHADLVGVWKYGLSDVRNVLERASARETAARVAGGALARAFLAAVGVEVRSHVVQIGSVQAPERDLAPSLSDFDGVDDDPVRCLDPEVSRQMVEHINVQRKANQSLGGVFEVVAYGLVPGLGSHISWEERLDGRLAHAICSIQAVKGVAIGDAWDVAGRPGSEAHDEIFYDDERGYFRETNHAGGLEGGMTTGEPLLVRGAMKPLPTLTRPLRSVDISTREPSQALRERTDSTTVPAAGVVGEAMVAFVLADAYRRKFGGDHIDDVRAAIARYRERIGWKPRQA
- a CDS encoding GFA family protein, producing the protein MSPEPVLRGGCLCGGVRYEVDAPLGQARYCHCTRCQRRTGTAASASAVVPEGALRVVAGEELLQGWQPPDGAEKVFCRVCGSGIYSRSQDGTLGVRLGTVDGDPGVRPALRQYVANAAVWEPLPDDGLPRLPGPHA
- a CDS encoding bifunctional shikimate kinase/3-dehydroquinate synthase, whose protein sequence is MEAAPGVDAGAPPLRDGAVVLVGYMGAGKTTLAGRLAEARGLRHRDTDTLLAERAGRTIPQLFADEGEAGFRDREERLVLEVLAGAGPGDVVSLGGGAVLRPAVQEALDRHVVVLAEVDADTAWSRCGGVDRPLATDPASFAARLADRTPTYEALADAFVPATADADVLVRAAGLLDALREAPGGARGVWARAGATEHPVLVGRGVLRTPRGALVGGRSFVVTDEAVAEHHLGTLPDLNGAVEIPPGEEHKTLATAERVWRALAAQGVTRTDHVVALGGGVVGDLAGFCAACYQRGIPVVQCPTTVVAQVDSAYGGKTGVDLPEAKNYVGAYHQPAAVLVDPGTLTTLPAEELAAGYAEVVKTALIAGGALWERIASGAPVDDDVVLACARTKLAVVAADERDGGLRQVLNLGHTVGHALETVTGYGRLRHGEAVGLGLLAALRLSGQDALREEVAGLLGAAGLPTSFDEADPEEVVRATAKDKKRVGEGPTPFVLVRAPGDVVHGQEVQGADVLAAVRELAG
- a CDS encoding 1-acyl-sn-glycerol-3-phosphate acyltransferase, whose amino-acid sequence is MSSQRVEHVSGMYRFALGLCTPTVRWWGRLEVTGLEALPLEGPVLLAGNHDSYWDPVTIGIAGMPRRQIKALAKASMWKVKGLDKVLDGMGQIPIDRGKGDQGALERAIAELRAGACIGVFPEGTRSLGRELRARSGFGRLAQAVPEATVVCCTVTGTTDITAFPKRPKLRVHFFPPAGGGLQHGEEAAALAVRLLEEIRGQAPISIAGRKRRKAAARGQVPA
- a CDS encoding nuclear transport factor 2 family protein, with amino-acid sequence MTRFVYGAGGSSREHVAVVTAIYAAFARRDLEGALEHLAEDVVLWPAGTAQRLGREEPYRGHDGVRRYFADAEEAWDELVVHARDVRAAGAGVVVFGHVDLRLGERRVVQPVVWVWQLRGDKAVSMRVTDLGDPEERGAA
- a CDS encoding type II 3-dehydroquinate dehydratase; amino-acid sequence: MTTGLVANRIEVMHGVNLDQLGRRPATHYGTLTFDELEQRITADARELGLEARFFQTNHEGEFVEHLHRLDGLADGIVLNPGAWTHYSWAIRDALELCGLPAVEVHLSDVDAREDFRKVSVVRDHCIATVKGRGPDGYRDALVRLREELQK
- a CDS encoding glycosyltransferase 87 family protein, coding for MRLRPLALPALLGLVLALVVGVASSGDVYWSDYGAEAMEAERALVEGDLRTFVDDAPAYGGALVLRAPFAWLGAQLGDGEVAVFRGGLVLPFALLLGLGLLLVHTARARGLHQRGALAVLAATVAAPLSYTALEYGHPEELLAAALMVLAVLLARSGRLPLLAGLLLAAAIAAKPVALVAVAPVVVAAPHRRGLVALGALGPVLAGVGGLALIDSHTLHRAAVGLSSAGNFHPWQVFWPLGEPSATWPLGRTTPDELVYVPKLLAILLPVPLAIAWARRPDRVADDALLLLALALMLRCLVDPWNTTYYAAPAAIALTAWEAHRGRLPVLALALGLGTELHVRFSVADQAPTLAYLTYLLLAGGLTAWMGGRLLGVQPSIVRRRLGSDVRTSVPSSVTTARSSIRTPTAPGT
- a CDS encoding ferritin-like domain-containing protein, whose protein sequence is MSQDKDPLDVEEAVRRLEHALPLQLRSVVAYGIASGSLVGFQYVGLGELFWRFAQADLDDVRRLTEKLVTLGGQPPTEVPDAELGTIPERMVERLIELEREVIEALQDVIPTTGHTGDSEALEHRLEHLIMRKQEQVDALLRALRQP